The Oreochromis aureus strain Israel breed Guangdong linkage group 15, ZZ_aureus, whole genome shotgun sequence genome contains the following window.
aaaaaaataaaatcttactGCTTTTTAACACACAGCgacagtgaaaaaacaaagcGTAGTTGTGGTGGGAGACAAGGCTCTGTCCCATCTAGCTTTTAGTCATTTATGATGAACAATATTGTGGCTGTGAACGAAGACAGCaagcagcagtgtattttttaataagccGTTACACaactggaatgaaaatcagTGACATGGTCTTATGGTCTTAGAGATTAATCCCAGTTTGACATTTTCGGTTCAAATTGTTGTAGGTATGtacaaagaaatgtcaggaagGAAGGAGGCGGAACAGTGAGGCTGTAGGACGTTTTATAGATGACAATCGGATTGTGATACATCATACAATACTAGGTGGAAAAcaccttcatttttcagcatggcaatgatcccaaacacccAAAAACACCcacagtcatggactggcctccccagagcccacgCCTCAACTTTATTGAATCAGTGTGGgctcatcttgacagagaacagaataaAAAGCAGCAAAGCTTTGAACGTCctccaagaagcctggagaactatttctgaagactacttaaagaaatgaataGAAAGCTTGGTTGTGTTGTTAAAAAACCTGGCCATACCAAATACTCACTCGTTACAATCGcgcaaactctgtttttgccgtGGATACggcacatgtttcaataaattgctgcacctttttctagcaaaatatgaagaaaatttaataaaaacttttgcacagccTTGTGTGTGAGGTATTTAGAGTAAATATTGTTGACACTAATCAGAATTCTCTTGCATGTAAAATCATTGTGTTGCACTGGCAGTGAAGTACATAACGAGCCGACACTTAAGGCTAACGGTGAACTGTACCTAATTTTACCAAGCTAGTTGTGTCATTTCATACCTGGCcactatttaaaaaataatagccTACATAAAGCATATATGTTTTTTCTAGACTAGCTGTAATATTGTATTATAGTGGTTATATTTTTTAGCAAAAATTCAAACTTTGCTAGCATTTGGCCAGTTAGCTGAGCTAGCAACTTTCAGGCTCTCTGACACATTTACTTACCGGAGACCTCGTTTCGAGCGGCTCCTCGTCGTTTATTAGCCTCCGCAAACTCGTTATTAACCCGTTCCTTGACATTTACTCGGTGGTATGAGTTAAAACTGTTGTAAACAGCGCTGTTACACAGATAACTCTGTAAAACCAGTTCCCTAGTTTGTTCTGGCGCTCAGGCTTGGGTTAATTACACCACGTGACCTTGAGGAGCGGCCCAAACTGTGCGCAGAAGATGGGTCCAGGAAGCGTGTCTGTACAATTTGTCTGCACATTTAGGTGAACCAATGCCAACTATACACGGGGCTGGTATTACCAATACCAATACTGAAACTTTTAGCCTATAAATTCAGCTTATTTCGGAAGAGCACTGTATCATCATCAGTTTGCAAATTCTGCCCTTAATGACCCTTTTGAACTATTAACTATTTTGAAACTGGGGTCTGTGTTGTTTTAACAGACACAAATCGTCATCCTACTTTAACTGCCCGTTGATATAAAAAAGACACAGACTACAAATAGAGacacacagataaaaaaaaaaaaaaaaaaaataataaaaatgtccttGCTCATAAAACCTTTAATTCAAATTCCaaatagattttaaaaattgtaaatATAACAAACATTATTTTTGTGTAGATGTGCACTGAGTTTATTTAGACAAAACTGTGTAGCCATAGCTGAGCAACAAATTATATGAGAATATATGTGACAAATTCTTAAGCTTACACTAACATaagaaataatgataataaaaaaaaaaacagacaaagactATCTATGCACACATATCAGTCAGTAGATTACAGGTAGTATATAATTCACACTTTTTCCAACTGTGACATCTGCTTAagcttgtttttaaagttttaagtgtgtaaagaaatgatacaaaactgaaatataataaactgtacgaaaaggttaaaaaaagatgTTAAATAGACAAAAGTAGGCCATTTGTACAAAGTGGGATCAGACTATTACTTGAACTGAGCTAAGATGGTAAGGAAACAAAGTCAGTCTTGTGGTTCTCTTTAGAATATGTACAGTATATATAACTTTATTGACATACTTTAGTTGCTAAGACCAGTAATAACACTTTCAGCAGTGAAATGCTTCATTTTCATCAGAAATTCTGCAGTTCAGCCGGATAGACAAAGTTGCTTCTGAAAAATTTGTAGGCCATGAGCTGTCCTCCAAATATCATCATCACCAGGCCTATACCTGAGGAGAGAAGAGTTAAATCACTGCAAGAGCAGCTGAATCTGCAGGCATGATGGAAGTGAGCTATGGTATGTCTGGATAGAAGAAATGTAATATCTTGAAATAGCTTCGGAGCTCAAAAAACAAAGTGGATATTTTTTGTCTTCTGCAAATGAGATTGGAGACAGACGGAGGCACGGACAGAACAATGAAGGAGTACAAATCTTACCCAGAGCCATCCACCAGTGCTCAGCTGAAGGGAAGTCTGACATCACTGCAAAACACACCAGAATACAATTTAAATTTTGTGACAACACTTACTATCAAACTAATGAATACTGACTGTGACCTTGGGGATAAAGAGAAATATGAAAGCTTTATGCTTGGATAAACTGAATCCAGTTTAGCGGTggacatttaaatgaaatagCGTCCGTGGGTTTATACGCTGAGCTGCAGCCTCTATATCCAGTTACATAACCAGGCCTCCAATCCTATCAGCTGTTCCGCTCAATTGATccactctgtgtttctgtgtgtgtgtgtgtgtgtgtgtgtgtgtgtacctgctACAGTCATTGCAATGTGGAGAAGTGTGACAGTTATGGCATAATCCCAAACCCACTCCTCCACAATCCAGGCAAACACCAGTCCTCCCAAAATATAGGTCACTTCTGTGGAAATTACTCCGACTGCAGGAAGAAAGCAAGAAAGTGACACATCACCTTACAGAGCTGCTTTTGCTTTAACAATAAACTGCTATGTCCAGTCACATGCTACTGTGATAATGCTGAGCCACTataaaatcacattttcagACTGTTATCAGCACTCCTGATACTGAGCAGGAGCCGTTCAATCTTTTGTTCAGGTCAGGAGATTCCAGAAACAACAACCAATGAAAATCAGAGGCCTGACAGGATGAAGCTGGAGCCAGGGCTGCAGCGCAGTGACACCAGGGATGTCCAGAGAGACATGAGGATGATTGCTGGCTGCAGGCCCAGCAGTCAAATGCTAGATGGGGATATCAACAGGGCAAACAGGCTTAAATGTTTATTTGGAAGATTTGGCACACCGCCTTGCATTAACTAGCAATGCTGCCACCACCTCCGGAGACATGTCTGGAGAAGGTCCCTGTTCCGATACCACGAGGGCCCATCCCAATGTCAGCAACTCAGCGATCGCAGTCTGGTAGCCTCTTAGTTCACACATCAGGAAGGCTACCTGCTtgcatacgcacacacacgtacataCCAGGGTACACTATCAGATTCATGTTCTCTGATTTCTCCAACACCTTTAAAAAAGATGAGTCCTATGTAGGTTACTGCAGTGGTGTCCTGGATCATAGATTACTTTACCAGATATTATGAGTAATTCACATTTTTGAGCAGTACTGGAACAACACAGTACACCACAACCTGTTTACTTTCCTCTTTGAGCTGCAAGCTTGAGACTGAAAGTTCACAGCAGTCTTTTCTTGGATTAATGAGAAATAAATCATCTTATTTGAAGCTGACCTTTCTCTCCTAAGTAAGCCCATTTAGGAAAAATAACCTTGGTTATTTGGAGAATAATACAAGAAACACGAGGAGTTCTTTCACCAGGGTCAATGGGATTTCCTAAAGTTTCATCCTTAACAACCTAAATATGCAAAAAGgacatgagagaaaaaagggtTGCATTTTTCTGATTTCAGAATTTTTCTGCTTTACTATCTTGAGCTTCAATCCACCATCTGCCCGGAGTCTTTCTGTGTGGCATTCACATGTTCTCCCCATATCTGCATAGGTACTCTCTGGGTACTCTCACTTTGTCCAACAGTCCAAAGGTTGTTGAGAACATAACAGTGTCTATAGATAATATGTTGAAGTGCCCTAGTATTGAAATATGCatggaaaaaattaaataaagttatgTGTACAGAACACCAGGAACAAAATTagagcaaatataaaaataaatacattggTATTATAACaaggattattttaataaaatgctagaggataataaaaataacactaaaGGTACATGGACTATATTAAATACTATTATTAGAAATAAACAAACCAAAGCTAATTACCCAGACAATTTCACAGATACGGTTATTACAAAAAGAAACGACTTAACAGGTTTAATGATTTAGT
Protein-coding sequences here:
- the tmem244 gene encoding transmembrane protein 244 isoform X2, whose translation is MLLDYCCRCCGVTLIKRHGPISLKTTPSDTWVVLQNLLMCMVCFYSLYYIAVSLCIGLLRVHEINSLLAPFDYTAQPSWQNPKYLVGVISTEVTYILGGLVFAWIVEEWVWDYAITVTLLHIAMTVAVMSDFPSAEHWWMALGIGLVMMIFGGQLMAYKFFRSNFVYPAELQNF